Proteins encoded within one genomic window of Bacteroidota bacterium:
- a CDS encoding helix-turn-helix transcriptional regulator, whose product MKPADKKFLKNLGKQIRKFREEQGISQDQLAFECEMHRTNINRIEKGKISVGVARLNQIAKTLGVTFSKLVEFTEKKVE is encoded by the coding sequence GTGAAGCCAGCAGACAAGAAATTTCTAAAAAATCTCGGTAAACAAATCCGCAAGTTTAGGGAAGAGCAGGGTATTTCACAGGATCAATTGGCTTTTGAATGCGAAATGCATCGTACAAACATCAACAGAATTGAGAAAGGAAAGATCAGTGTGGGTGTTGCGCGCTTGAATCAAATTGCCAAAACGCTTGGAGTTACATTTTCCAAACTCGTTGAATTCACAGAGAAAAAGGTGGAATAA
- the pfkA gene encoding 6-phosphofructokinase → MKTIAVLTSGGDAPGMNACTRAVVRTAVAEGLNVFGIRFGFEGMIDGDFIQMNTRSVANIIQRGGTILKTARSKRFMTGEGRQLAKIQLEKHGIEGVVVIGGDGTFRGALALSSICKIPFVGCPGTIDNDLLGTDYTIGFDTAINTVIEAVDKIRDTAESHNRLFIVEVMGRDAGLIALYSGIGAGAEGILIPETKNDTGLVMDRLRKSRQDKSSKIIIVAEGDEAGGAFEMEKVVRKEFPQMDVRVTILGHVQRGGSPTCMDRVNASRMGYASVEALLRGKNNVMTGIVNRKIVFTPFAEAVKHLQEPDADLMKMIGILAK, encoded by the coding sequence ATGAAAACAATAGCAGTTCTCACATCAGGCGGTGATGCGCCCGGAATGAATGCGTGCACGCGTGCGGTGGTGCGCACAGCGGTTGCGGAAGGTCTGAATGTTTTCGGGATCCGTTTTGGTTTCGAAGGAATGATAGACGGAGATTTTATTCAGATGAATACACGTTCGGTTGCGAACATCATTCAGCGCGGAGGAACCATTTTGAAAACGGCGAGAAGCAAAAGATTCATGACCGGGGAGGGAAGGCAACTTGCAAAAATTCAATTGGAGAAACACGGAATAGAAGGTGTGGTGGTCATTGGCGGCGATGGAACTTTTCGGGGCGCACTTGCATTATCTTCTATTTGTAAAATTCCATTTGTCGGTTGTCCGGGAACAATTGATAACGATCTTTTGGGAACGGATTACACGATTGGTTTCGACACGGCGATCAACACCGTCATTGAAGCAGTCGATAAAATTCGTGACACCGCTGAATCTCACAATCGTCTTTTCATTGTGGAAGTGATGGGCCGCGATGCGGGACTCATTGCCCTGTACAGTGGGATCGGCGCGGGTGCAGAAGGAATTCTTATTCCTGAAACGAAAAATGATACCGGACTTGTAATGGATCGTTTGCGGAAAAGCAGGCAGGATAAAAGTTCGAAGATCATCATTGTTGCGGAAGGAGATGAAGCGGGTGGCGCTTTCGAAATGGAAAAAGTGGTGAGAAAAGAATTCCCGCAGATGGATGTGCGCGTAACCATACTTGGGCACGTGCAGCGCGGGGGATCGCCCACGTGCATGGACCGCGTGAACGCGAGCCGAATGGGCTATGCATCGGTAGAAGCGCTGCTTCGCGGAAAAAATAATGTAATGACAGGGATCGTGAACCGGAAAATTGTTTTCACTCCATTCGCAGAAGCGGTGAAACACCTGCAGGAACCGGATGCCGACCTGATGAAGATGATAGGTATCCTCGCGAAATAA
- a CDS encoding GNAT family N-acetyltransferase, producing the protein MFLCPAFRLAVLSHLVLQKIPMKISGATIKRNAAGSFVLKDDNEAQLFSSVEDLDPEEWNSIVGGNNFFMSYGFLSTFERTAPASLSFYYVMIRENKKAIAVFYFQVIHLDVEEIAHILQPLNGEIKAPRITKHWGEWLRRTKEEKGFRILINGNNFISGEYGVAMKSGADAEKVYFALAETVKIITKNDRYPAKISSILVKDYFSRDEKIISDHLVSKRYHRFLVEPEMIVDINREWNSFGDYMNAFSKKYRKRAKDVMKDSSAIEVVELSATEIEKNKTEFHRLYFNLHERAKFRLAALTENYFPQMKKDFPLQFSFYGYRFKGKWIAFRSSFHTPDHIEAHFIGIDYSLNHELHLYQRILYDFVNESITSHSPELFLGRTASEMKTTVGAKAHDLVCYIRHRNGLSNQVIRPFIDYLQPSEWTPRNPFKD; encoded by the coding sequence ATGTTTCTCTGTCCTGCATTCCGGCTCGCTGTTTTGTCGCACCTCGTTCTGCAGAAAATTCCTATGAAAATTTCCGGCGCTACGATAAAGCGGAACGCAGCAGGATCTTTCGTCCTGAAGGATGACAATGAAGCGCAGTTGTTTTCTTCTGTGGAAGATCTTGATCCCGAAGAATGGAATTCGATTGTTGGCGGGAATAATTTTTTCATGTCGTACGGATTTCTTTCCACGTTTGAACGAACCGCTCCGGCCAGTCTTTCATTTTATTATGTGATGATCCGCGAAAATAAAAAGGCCATTGCTGTTTTTTATTTCCAGGTCATTCATCTTGATGTGGAAGAGATCGCTCATATCCTGCAGCCGCTCAACGGGGAAATAAAAGCGCCGCGTATAACCAAACATTGGGGAGAATGGCTGAGAAGAACGAAGGAAGAAAAAGGTTTCCGCATTCTTATCAATGGAAATAATTTCATCAGCGGAGAATATGGCGTGGCAATGAAAAGCGGCGCCGATGCAGAAAAAGTTTACTTCGCGCTGGCAGAAACGGTGAAGATCATCACGAAGAACGACCGTTACCCGGCGAAGATCTCTTCCATTCTTGTAAAGGATTATTTTTCGCGCGATGAAAAAATCATTTCAGATCATCTTGTAAGCAAACGCTATCACCGTTTCCTGGTAGAGCCGGAAATGATCGTCGATATAAACCGGGAATGGAATTCGTTCGGGGATTACATGAATGCGTTCTCGAAAAAATACAGGAAGCGTGCAAAAGATGTGATGAAAGATTCTTCAGCGATAGAAGTGGTGGAACTGAGTGCGACGGAAATCGAAAAAAATAAAACTGAATTCCATCGCTTGTATTTCAACCTGCATGAGCGTGCTAAATTCCGCCTTGCTGCGCTCACCGAAAATTATTTTCCACAGATGAAAAAAGATTTTCCATTGCAGTTCAGTTTTTATGGTTACCGGTTTAAAGGGAAATGGATCGCGTTCCGTTCTTCCTTTCACACGCCCGATCATATTGAAGCACATTTTATTGGTATCGATTATTCACTCAATCACGAACTTCATCTTTATCAACGGATCCTTTATGATTTTGTGAATGAATCCATCACTTCACATTCCCCCGAATTATTTTTAGGAAGAACAGCCTCGGAAATGAAAACCACCGTCGGCGCAAAAGCACATGATCTTGTCTGTTACATTCGCCACCGCAACGGACTTTCCAACCAGGTCATCCGTCCGTTCATCGATTATCTCCAACCCTCGGAATGGACGCCGAGAAATCCCTTCAAAGACTGA